The stretch of DNA TCTCGGATGCTTTTTTGATTATTGTATTTGGGAATTTGTTTTGAAACCATTTTTTAAACCTTGCATCTCTACTTTCAACAACAATATTTGCCCTTGGGTGTTCGTTGCTATTTAGATATATAGTATTAGCCATTTTCATATAATTATAAAACTGACTTTTAAAATCGTTATTCCACCTAACCTCATTAATTCTAGATATTTCGGATGCTCCTTTTTTTGATAGCTTTTCACCTTCCCAAACTTTTATATGCTCGTTAGTTTCCCTTATAAATAAATGTTCCGTTATTATATTATTGGTTTTTACCAGCATTAAGATAGTTTCTTCCTGATCTATTCCGCAAAGATAAAAAAGGTCACTATTTTGCTTAAAGGACATTTCTTGATCCGCATTTTTGGGCATTAAGTCGTTAGAGTTAAAAATTGCTAAAGACTTATCGTCCATTTTTTTAGTAAAATCGGCTCTATTTTTTTCAAATAACGTATTATTTATTTTTTTATATCTCATCTTGTGACTTTTGACTTTAAGTACTCCCTATTTAAATTTAATATATTGTCTAGGGAAATTCCTTTAGGACAATGTGCTTCACATGCGCCAGTATTTGTGCAGCTTCCAAAACCCTCTTTATCCATTTGATTCACCATATTTACCACACGATTTCTTGCTTCAACTTTACCTTGAGGCAGACGAGAGTATTGTGAAACCTTGGCCCCCACAAACAGCATGGCAGATGAATTTTTGCATGCAGCAACGCAAGCTCCACAACCTATACATGCCGCTGCTTTAAAAGCTTCATCCGCGTCTTCTTTAGGGATTGGTGTTGCATTAGCATCTACAGTATTTCCGGAAGTATTGACAGATACAAACCCCCCTGACTGCTGAATTCTATCAAAAGCTGATCTATCTACCACTAGATCTTTTACAATTGGGAAGGCAGAGCCTCTAAAAGGCTCAATATATATTGTGTCGCCAGATTTAAATTTTCTCATATGTAGTTGACAGGTTGTTGTTCCGTTTTCGGGTCCATGTGGGGCACCATTAATAACAAGAGAGCACATGCCACAAATTCCTTCCCTGCAGTCATGATCAAACGCTACAGGCTCTTCGCCATTGCTTATCAAATCTTGATTTAAAACATCGAGCATCTCTAAGAAAGACATGTCAGGGTCAATATTTTTAATTTTATAATTTTTAATTTCCCCTTTTTTATTTCGGTTTTTTTGCCTCCATATTTTTAATACTAATTCCATATTATTTATAACTTCTAGATTTTAATTCTACAGATTCAAATTTTAATTTTTCTTTATTTAATTTAGGTTTTTTATCATCCCCTTTATGTTCCCAGCATGACACAAATGTAAATTCATCATCATTTCTTAATGCCTCACCCTCTTCTGTTTGATACTCTTCTCTAAAATGCCCACCACAAGATTCGTTTCTTTCAAGCGCATCTCTTGCAAAAAGTTCACCTAGCTCTAAAAAGTCAGCAACTCGCCCTGCTTTTGCCAGCTCTTCATTATAGGAGTTAGAATCCCCAGGAACATATACGTTTGCGTAAAACTCGTCTCTTAAATTGCTAATTTCTGTAATTGCAGATTTTAAATCATTTTCATTTCGTGACATTCCGCACTTATTCCACATTATTTTTCCTAGTTTTCGATGATAATAATCAACAGATTTTCCAGACTTGTTGCGCATAATTTTGATAATAAAGTTTTTCACATTTTTTTCTGCCTCATCAAACTCATTACTATTGATATTTATTGGGCCACTTTTTATATCATTTGACAAATAGTCGCCAATTGTGTAGGGTAGAATAAAATATCCATCAGCGAGACCCTGCATTAAGGCAGAAGCTCCTAGTCTGTTTGCACCATGGTCAGAAAAATTTGCTTCGCCAATTGCGAAACACCCTGGAATTGACGTCATCAGATTGTAGTCTACCCATACTCCTCCCATTGTATAGTGAACAGCAGGAAAAATTTGCATCGGAGTTTCATATGGGTTTTCATCGACAATTTTTTCATACATCTCAAATAGATTGCCATATTTTGCTTTTATAATTTCTTTGCCTAATGACTTAACTAACTCGATATTGTTTCTATCTTGACCGGTCGAAATAGCTTTTTCCTCTCCATATCTTATAATTGCTGCTGCAAAGTCTAAATATACTGCTTGACCTGTTTTATTAACCCCAAATCCAGCATCACAGCGTTCTTTTGCAGCTCTAGACGCAACATCTCTTGGCACCAGATTACCAAATGCTGGATATCTTCTTTCAAGATAATAGTCTCTGTCTTCTTCGGCAAGTTCTGTCGGTTTGAGTTCCTTTTTTCTTATTTTTTCTGCATCTTGTTTGTTTTTGGGGACCCATATTCTACCGTCATTTCTAAGAGATTCGGACATAAGAGTTAGTTTTGATTGATGATCTCCAGAAACCGGTATGCATGTTGGGTGAATTTGAGTAAAGCACGGATTTGCAAAAAAAGCACCTTTTTTATAAATTTTCCAACCCGCAGTTACATTACTTCCCATTGCATTTGTGGATAAATAAAAAACATTTCCGTATCCACCACTTGCAATTACAACAGCATGGGCACCATGTCTTTCTATTTTTCCATCAACTAAATTTCTTGTTATTATCCCTTTAGCTTTGCCATTAACAAGAACTATGTCCATCATTTCATGTCGTGAAAACATTTCCACTTTTCCTCTGTTTATTTGTCGATTAAGGGCAGAATAGGCGCCTAGTAAAAGTTGTTGACCAGTTTGCCCTTTTGCGTAAAAAGTTCTAGAGACTAAAACTCCACCAAAAGATCTATTGTCTAATAAGCCGCCGTAATCTCTTGCAAATGGAACCCCTTGAGCTACACACTGGTCAATTATATTTGAAGAAACTTCAGCGAGCCTATAAACATTAGCCTCTCTAGACCTATAGTCGCCACCCTTGATTGTGTCATAGAAAAGCCTGTAGTCAGAATCTCCATCACCTTGATAGTTTTTAGAGGCATTTATACCCCCTTGTGCCGCAATTGAGTGCGCTCTTCTGGGGGAGTCTTGAAAACAAAATGCTTTTACATTATAGCCTAGCTCTGCAAGAGTAGCTGATGCGGAAGCTCCAGCTAAGCCTGTACCAACTACGATTACATCGATATTTCTCTTGTTGGCAGGACTAACAAGGTTAATTTTTACCTTGTGTGAACTCCATTTTTTGTTGAGCTCTCCTTTCGGAACTTTGCTTGGAAACGGAAAAGCCTCATCTTCCATTAGGTCTTCTCCCCCTAACAGGGCTGAAACGCCTTCTCTGGAAATTCTATGCACTCCTCCTAATTTTACAGATTTAATTTTTCCAGAGTTGATGTGTCTCCTTATGGTCTTTTGAGAAACATTTAGCATATCAGCTAACTCTTTAATGCTCATCATCTGTCTTTGATTGTCCATTATTGTCTATTTTGCATCAAATATAGCACATAAATCTCTAATCAAAAACAAAAACTTTTAAAATGTACAGCCCTGTCTTATTTTGTCCAGTTCTAAATAATAATTGTTAAAGGCTGAAAATCAATAAATTACAAAAAATATCAGCCTGTGGAATAATGAAATAACGCAATAATTGTAAAGCCAATTGAAATAAATAATGAATAAATATTAGCAATTATTGTTAATTTACGTTGACGAGTTGATGTTATTCCAACTGATTGGAATGATGAGGCAAGTCCATGTCTTAGATGTAGGCCTAATAATATAAAAGATACGCAGTAAATAATGGTTTTTGTTAAACTTGAATGAAACTTTTCTTGCAATTCATGAAAATATCTCTCGTTTTCAGGGAGCATATTATTTATGTATTTGTACTCCATTTCAGGAATCCAAAAATCATAAAAATGAAGAGCCAAGAAGGCCAAAATTACAAGCCCAGTTATAATCATGTTTTTTGAAATCCATGAACTACGTGTTTTATGATAGACATATTTTAAATTTCGCGCTTTTTTATTTTGATACTCAAGAATAATCCCCATTGTAAAATGAAAGAAAACACCAAAGATTAG from Flavobacteriales bacterium TMED191 encodes:
- a CDS encoding succinate dehydrogenase/fumarate reductase iron-sulfur subunit, which produces MELVLKIWRQKNRNKKGEIKNYKIKNIDPDMSFLEMLDVLNQDLISNGEEPVAFDHDCREGICGMCSLVINGAPHGPENGTTTCQLHMRKFKSGDTIYIEPFRGSAFPIVKDLVVDRSAFDRIQQSGGFVSVNTSGNTVDANATPIPKEDADEAFKAAACIGCGACVAACKNSSAMLFVGAKVSQYSRLPQGKVEARNRVVNMVNQMDKEGFGSCTNTGACEAHCPKGISLDNILNLNREYLKSKVTR
- the sdhA gene encoding succinate dehydrogenase (quinone) flavoprotein subunit encodes the protein MDNQRQMMSIKELADMLNVSQKTIRRHINSGKIKSVKLGGVHRISREGVSALLGGEDLMEDEAFPFPSKVPKGELNKKWSSHKVKINLVSPANKRNIDVIVVGTGLAGASASATLAELGYNVKAFCFQDSPRRAHSIAAQGGINASKNYQGDGDSDYRLFYDTIKGGDYRSREANVYRLAEVSSNIIDQCVAQGVPFARDYGGLLDNRSFGGVLVSRTFYAKGQTGQQLLLGAYSALNRQINRGKVEMFSRHEMMDIVLVNGKAKGIITRNLVDGKIERHGAHAVVIASGGYGNVFYLSTNAMGSNVTAGWKIYKKGAFFANPCFTQIHPTCIPVSGDHQSKLTLMSESLRNDGRIWVPKNKQDAEKIRKKELKPTELAEEDRDYYLERRYPAFGNLVPRDVASRAAKERCDAGFGVNKTGQAVYLDFAAAIIRYGEEKAISTGQDRNNIELVKSLGKEIIKAKYGNLFEMYEKIVDENPYETPMQIFPAVHYTMGGVWVDYNLMTSIPGCFAIGEANFSDHGANRLGASALMQGLADGYFILPYTIGDYLSNDIKSGPININSNEFDEAEKNVKNFIIKIMRNKSGKSVDYYHRKLGKIMWNKCGMSRNENDLKSAITEISNLRDEFYANVYVPGDSNSYNEELAKAGRVADFLELGELFARDALERNESCGGHFREEYQTEEGEALRNDDEFTFVSCWEHKGDDKKPKLNKEKLKFESVELKSRSYK
- a CDS encoding succinate dehydrogenase cytochrome b subunit, producing the protein MYTSIIKKVLMALSGIFLMVFLLQHLLINLTSLLPDDGKTFNIISHFMGYNPLVQFVLQPILIFGVFFHFTMGIILEYQNKKARNLKYVYHKTRSSWISKNMIITGLVILAFLALHFYDFWIPEMEYKYINNMLPENERYFHELQEKFHSSLTKTIIYCVSFILLGLHLRHGLASSFQSVGITSTRQRKLTIIANIYSLFISIGFTIIALFHYSTG